The genomic stretch TCGCTATCACGACCTAATATCAAAGATCAAAGCAGAAGGAGAAGGCACCTTCGACGTGCAAACCTTCCCCTACGATACCTATAGCAATACCTTTCGGCGGTCATTAATGCTGCTTATCGATAGCGGTGGGGCAACCGATACGGAGCTTGTTGGTGTCAAGTTTAACGAAATAATGCTATACCTGCTAAAGCGCTACCCCGAAAGGGTGGTTAGCCTATTCAACAACCTCCATATCGAATCGGAGATAAAGCTTAGGGCTACCGTCGAGAATAACCTCTTCCACCAAGTTACCCTCGAAGAGCTGGCGTTCCTATGCAACATGAGCCTATCCACGTTCAAAAGGTACTTTCAGCACCACTACGGAACCAGCCCCAAGAGATACATCCTATCCAAGAGGATGCTGCTGGCCAAGCAGCTTATGGAGCATGGAGAGCGACCCGCGTCCATCTACGGGAAAGTTGGCTACCAAACCCTCTCCAGCTTTGCAAAGGCCTATAAATCCTACTTTGGCATCCAGCCCCATCAGGCGCAAGATTGACCTTTTAGGAGCGCTATTTGACCTTTTCCTAAACGCTTTTCGCCATTAATTTGCAGCAGAAACAAAATACCAATATCATGAAAAGATTAACACTCCTACTTATGCTCTGCCTCGCATTGACAGGCAGCTACGCCCAAACATTCACCCTAAAAAGTAACGACCTAGGCGGACAGGTTACCAAAAATCAAACCTTTAATGGCTTTGGATGTACGGGCAGCAACACCTCTCCGCACCTAGCGTGGGTTAACGTGCCAGAAGGAACCAAGAGCTTTGCCATAACCATGTACGATCCGGATGCGCCAACCGGCAGCGGATGGTGGCACTGGGTGGTTTTCAACATCCCTGCAAACGTAACGGAGCTAAAGACGGGTGCCGGCACCCCCAGCCTACAGCTGATGCCAGCAGGCTCCATTCAGAGCCGTACCGACTTCGGACAACCC from Alistipes sp. ZOR0009 encodes the following:
- a CDS encoding helix-turn-helix domain-containing protein; the protein is MITLPQQDTPTDFSLVFYENPAETIKSRISFTQNVFSFLVEGYKEIYAQTPKFITGNEFALVTSSCCLMTEKRRLEERAYNSVLLFFSNEALKAFQLRYHDLISKIKAEGEGTFDVQTFPYDTYSNTFRRSLMLLIDSGGATDTELVGVKFNEIMLYLLKRYPERVVSLFNNLHIESEIKLRATVENNLFHQVTLEELAFLCNMSLSTFKRYFQHHYGTSPKRYILSKRMLLAKQLMEHGERPASIYGKVGYQTLSSFAKAYKSYFGIQPHQAQD
- a CDS encoding YbhB/YbcL family Raf kinase inhibitor-like protein — encoded protein: MKRLTLLLMLCLALTGSYAQTFTLKSNDLGGQVTKNQTFNGFGCTGSNTSPHLAWVNVPEGTKSFAITMYDPDAPTGSGWWHWVVFNIPANVTELKTGAGTPSLQLMPAGSIQSRTDFGQPGYGGPCPPVGDGFHQYIITVYALKTDNLGLDEKASPAMVGFNLNANAIAKASIIAYFKR